From a region of the Listeria monocytogenes ATCC 19117 genome:
- the tyrS gene encoding tyrosine--tRNA ligase, with the protein MNIIDELEWRGAIYQQTDEEGLRKWVEEKQISLYCGIDPSGDSMHIGHLIPFMILRRFQNAGHRPIILVGGATGTIGDPSGKKEERKLQSMEQISKNVESLRVQLGKIFDFEGNSAASMVNNYDWTKDVSILDFLRDYGKEFNVNTMLSKDIVASRLEVGISFTEFAYQILQAMDFNHLYEFNDCRLQIGGSDQWGNITAGLDLIRKKQGENAKAFGLTIPLLTKADGTKFGKSEGGAIWLNPEKTTPYEFYQFWINTDDRDVVKYLKYFTFLTEAEIDELAKQVETEPHLRAAQKTLAAEMTKFVHSEEALEQALKISKALFSGDVKALTADEIEQGFKDVPTFVAEDTEANLVDWLVTLGIEPSKRQAREDVANGAIYINGERQQDLEKIMDASDRIENKFTIVRRGKKKYFLVSYK; encoded by the coding sequence ATGAATATTATTGATGAATTAGAGTGGCGCGGAGCTATTTACCAGCAAACAGATGAAGAAGGATTACGCAAATGGGTAGAAGAAAAACAGATTTCTTTGTACTGCGGGATTGATCCATCTGGAGACTCGATGCATATTGGTCATTTAATTCCATTCATGATTTTACGCCGTTTCCAAAACGCTGGGCACCGTCCGATTATTTTAGTTGGTGGAGCGACAGGAACTATTGGCGATCCGAGTGGTAAAAAGGAAGAGCGTAAGTTACAATCAATGGAACAAATTAGTAAAAATGTGGAAAGTTTGCGCGTGCAACTTGGAAAGATTTTTGATTTTGAAGGTAATTCTGCGGCGAGCATGGTGAACAACTATGATTGGACAAAAGATGTGAGTATCCTTGATTTCTTGCGTGACTATGGAAAAGAATTCAACGTGAACACGATGCTTTCAAAAGATATCGTTGCTAGTCGTTTAGAAGTAGGGATTTCATTCACGGAGTTCGCTTACCAAATTTTACAAGCGATGGACTTTAATCACTTATATGAATTTAATGATTGCCGTTTGCAAATTGGTGGTAGTGACCAGTGGGGGAATATTACTGCTGGACTTGATTTGATTCGTAAAAAACAAGGCGAAAATGCCAAAGCTTTCGGTTTAACAATTCCTCTTTTAACAAAAGCTGATGGAACGAAATTTGGGAAATCAGAAGGCGGGGCAATTTGGTTAAATCCAGAAAAAACAACGCCATATGAGTTTTATCAATTCTGGATTAACACAGATGATCGTGATGTTGTGAAATACCTGAAGTACTTTACATTCCTAACAGAAGCAGAAATTGATGAGTTAGCAAAACAAGTAGAAACAGAACCGCATTTACGAGCTGCACAAAAAACGTTAGCGGCAGAAATGACCAAATTTGTGCATAGTGAAGAAGCGTTGGAACAAGCACTTAAAATTTCAAAAGCACTATTTAGTGGTGATGTAAAAGCGCTGACTGCGGATGAAATTGAACAAGGCTTCAAAGACGTTCCGACATTTGTTGCAGAAGATACGGAAGCAAACTTGGTAGATTGGTTAGTAACACTTGGTATCGAACCTTCCAAACGTCAAGCGCGTGAAGATGTTGCAAATGGAGCTATTTACATTAATGGGGAACGTCAGCAAGATTTAGAAAAAATCATGGATGCAAGTGACCGGATTGAAAATAAATTTACAATTGTGAGACGCGGGAAGAAAAAATACTTCTTAGTTTCTTATAAATAA
- the ccpA gene encoding catabolite control protein A, translated as MNVTIYDVAREANVSMATVSRVVNGNPNVKPVTRKKVLDVINQLGYRPNAVARGLASKRTTTVGVIIPDISNVFYAELARGIEDIATMYKYNIILSNSDENEDKELQVLNTLLGKQVDGIIYMGERISEQLQEEFDRSPAPVVLAGAVDMENKFASVNIDYKQATKEAVKRFVDNGHKQIAFVSGSLNEPVNREMKLAGYKEALEEAGISYQEDYIIEAKYNYNAGVKVWAELSALSKKPNAVVVADDELAIGILNAALDAGIKVPEDLEVMTSNNTKLTLMSRPQLSTIVQPLYDIGAVAMRLLTKLMTSEEVDEKTVILPHSEKLRGTTKEKK; from the coding sequence ATGAATGTAACAATTTATGATGTTGCAAGAGAAGCGAATGTTTCTATGGCAACGGTATCTCGGGTAGTGAACGGCAATCCGAATGTTAAACCAGTAACAAGAAAAAAAGTACTAGATGTTATTAATCAATTAGGGTATCGTCCTAATGCTGTAGCTAGAGGCCTAGCGAGCAAACGTACAACTACAGTTGGTGTTATTATTCCAGATATTTCTAACGTGTTTTATGCAGAGCTTGCTCGTGGGATTGAAGATATTGCGACAATGTATAAATACAACATTATCCTCAGCAATTCGGACGAAAATGAGGATAAAGAACTTCAAGTACTTAACACGCTTCTTGGTAAACAAGTGGACGGAATTATTTACATGGGCGAACGTATTTCAGAACAATTACAAGAAGAATTTGACCGTTCTCCAGCGCCAGTAGTTTTAGCAGGAGCCGTTGATATGGAAAATAAATTTGCTTCTGTAAACATCGATTACAAACAAGCAACAAAAGAAGCGGTGAAACGTTTTGTAGATAATGGTCATAAGCAAATCGCTTTTGTAAGTGGTTCTCTAAACGAGCCGGTCAATCGCGAAATGAAATTAGCTGGTTACAAAGAAGCATTAGAAGAAGCTGGAATTTCTTATCAAGAAGACTACATTATTGAAGCGAAATATAACTACAATGCAGGTGTAAAAGTTTGGGCAGAATTAAGTGCCTTGTCTAAAAAACCAAATGCAGTGGTAGTTGCAGATGATGAACTAGCTATTGGTATTTTGAATGCCGCGCTTGATGCTGGAATCAAAGTCCCAGAAGACTTAGAAGTAATGACAAGCAACAATACGAAATTAACATTAATGTCACGCCCGCAACTTTCGACAATCGTACAACCTTTATACGATATCGGCGCCGTGGCTATGCGTCTACTAACAAAGTTGATGACGAGTGAAGAAGTAGATGAAAAAACAGTTATCTTACCACATAGTGAAAAACTACGTGGTACGACTAAAGAAAAAAAATAA
- a CDS encoding bifunctional 3-deoxy-7-phosphoheptulonate synthase/chorismate mutase, producing MVNTNLEELRTQVDQLNIDLLELISKRANLVQEIGKIKGTQGSLRFDPLREREMLNTILAANEGPFEDSTVQKLFKEIFKAGLELQEEDHSKALLVSRKNKKEDTIVTVKGLPIGNGEPVFVFGPCSVESYEQVAAVAESIKAKGLKLIRGGAFKPRTSPYDFQGLGLEGLKILKRVSDEYGLGVISEIVTPADIEVALDYVDVIQIGARNMQNFELLKAAGRVDKPILLKRGLSATIEEFIGAAEYIMSQGNGKIILCERGIRTYEKATRNTLDISAVPILKKETHLPVMVDVTHSTGRKDLLLPCAKAALAIEADGVMAEVHPDPAVALSDSAQQMDIPEFEEFWNAILASNLVPHKIK from the coding sequence ATGGTTAATACAAATTTAGAGGAACTTAGAACACAGGTGGATCAATTAAATATTGATTTGCTAGAATTAATTAGCAAACGCGCTAATTTGGTACAAGAAATTGGCAAAATTAAAGGAACTCAAGGTTCTCTTCGTTTTGATCCATTACGTGAAAGAGAAATGCTTAACACGATTCTTGCAGCAAATGAAGGACCTTTTGAAGATAGTACGGTTCAAAAATTATTTAAAGAAATTTTTAAAGCGGGATTAGAGCTTCAAGAAGAAGATCACTCTAAAGCATTACTCGTTTCTAGAAAAAACAAAAAAGAAGATACGATAGTTACAGTAAAAGGATTGCCAATCGGGAATGGCGAACCAGTATTTGTTTTCGGTCCATGTTCAGTGGAATCTTATGAACAGGTTGCTGCGGTCGCTGAATCCATTAAAGCGAAAGGCTTAAAACTTATTCGTGGCGGCGCATTTAAACCTCGTACTAGCCCATATGACTTCCAAGGATTAGGTTTAGAAGGACTGAAAATTTTAAAACGTGTATCTGATGAATACGGTTTAGGTGTTATTAGTGAAATCGTTACGCCGGCTGATATTGAAGTTGCACTTGATTATGTAGATGTTATTCAAATTGGTGCAAGAAACATGCAAAACTTCGAATTACTAAAAGCGGCTGGCCGTGTGGACAAACCCATTTTACTAAAACGTGGTTTATCTGCTACAATCGAAGAATTCATTGGTGCTGCTGAATATATCATGTCACAAGGAAATGGCAAAATCATCTTATGCGAACGAGGTATCCGCACATATGAAAAAGCGACAAGAAATACACTTGATATTTCTGCCGTTCCAATTTTGAAAAAAGAAACTCATTTACCAGTTATGGTTGATGTGACGCATTCTACTGGTCGAAAAGATTTATTACTTCCATGCGCAAAAGCTGCTCTAGCTATCGAGGCAGATGGCGTGATGGCTGAAGTTCATCCAGATCCTGCAGTTGCATTATCGGATTCTGCACAACAAATGGATATTCCTGAATTTGAAGAATTCTGGAATGCAATTTTAGCAAGTAATTTAGTACCACATAAAATAAAGTAA
- a CDS encoding YtxH domain-containing protein, giving the protein MAEKDGINTKDFLIGGLIGAIVGSAAALLFAPKSGKELREDLNTQVDTIKEKGNQWKDVAYEKGIEISGVAKGTKDKLVDSAGGFVDVVKDKSGKLADTVSKQSKAVKEVVSQNKEENQEAAKQAADAVKNEAKDAADDVEKAADKAKKEAKKAVDEGKDEAKKIASDVKKEVK; this is encoded by the coding sequence ATGGCAGAAAAAGATGGTATTAATACAAAAGATTTTCTAATCGGTGGTTTAATTGGTGCAATCGTTGGTTCAGCCGCAGCACTTCTATTTGCACCTAAATCAGGTAAAGAACTACGCGAGGACTTAAATACACAAGTTGATACAATTAAAGAAAAAGGCAACCAATGGAAAGATGTTGCTTATGAAAAAGGTATCGAAATCAGTGGTGTAGCCAAAGGAACAAAAGATAAATTAGTTGATTCTGCTGGTGGATTTGTAGATGTAGTGAAAGACAAATCCGGTAAATTAGCAGATACTGTTTCTAAACAAAGCAAAGCCGTGAAAGAAGTTGTTTCACAAAACAAAGAAGAAAACCAAGAAGCTGCGAAACAAGCGGCAGACGCTGTGAAAAATGAAGCAAAAGACGCTGCGGACGATGTAGAAAAAGCAGCTGACAAAGCGAAAAAAGAAGCAAAAAAAGCAGTAGATGAAGGCAAAGACGAAGCGAAAAAAATTGCTTCTGACGTAAAAAAAGAAGTAAAATAA
- a CDS encoding DUF948 domain-containing protein codes for MIVILYIAALIAAIALLVIAIYLGKTLKSTSQTMDEVAKSLEKITVEVQGITGQSQKLLDKTNTLLEDVNGKVAKVDPVFDAVGDIGTSLLGLSQSVRELATLATNKVEQNEAKISQAVSISNSILSFREKMKANKAAKEAAKEAAEQSNF; via the coding sequence ATGATAGTAATCTTGTATATTGCAGCGCTTATTGCCGCAATTGCGCTTTTAGTTATTGCCATCTACTTGGGAAAAACGTTAAAATCAACTTCCCAAACAATGGATGAGGTAGCTAAATCGTTAGAAAAAATAACAGTAGAAGTACAAGGGATTACAGGACAATCACAAAAATTGCTTGATAAGACCAATACACTTCTAGAAGATGTAAATGGCAAAGTTGCGAAAGTGGATCCAGTTTTTGATGCAGTTGGTGACATTGGGACTTCTTTACTAGGATTAAGTCAATCTGTTCGCGAACTAGCAACACTCGCAACAAACAAAGTAGAGCAAAACGAAGCGAAGATTTCTCAAGCTGTCTCAATTAGCAATTCAATTCTTTCTTTTAGAGAAAAGATGAAAGCAAATAAAGCAGCGAAAGAAGCAGCAAAAGAAGCAGCAGAACAATCTAATTTCTAA
- a CDS encoding M29 family aminopeptidase T — translation MRDARIEKLAHNLINYSVKLGAGEKVLIENFGVQKELVMALVEEAYKAGGFPFVSLKEPQIDRAMMLGADSSQYAKIAEFEGNVMKEMDAYIGLRAGDNINETSDVPADKLKIHGETVGKMHSDIRVKQTKWVVLRYPSSSMAQLAKMSTAGFEDFYFDVCNLDYGKMSDAMDGLVELMNKTDKVHLVGPGTDLTFSIKDIPAIKCAGEMNIPDGEVFTAPVRDSINGTLTYNTPSPYQGFTFENVSFTFKDGKIIEATANDTARINKVLDTDEGARFVGEFAIGVNPFIHEPMQDILFDEKIEGSFHFTPGQCYDEAFNGNQSAIHWDLVNIQRADYGGGEIYFDDVLIRKDGIFVLPELEALNPENLV, via the coding sequence ATGAGAGACGCAAGAATCGAAAAATTAGCACATAATTTGATTAACTATTCCGTCAAACTTGGCGCTGGAGAAAAAGTATTAATTGAAAACTTCGGTGTTCAAAAAGAATTAGTGATGGCTTTAGTAGAAGAAGCATACAAAGCTGGCGGTTTCCCGTTCGTTTCCTTAAAAGAACCACAAATTGACCGCGCGATGATGCTCGGAGCTGATAGTTCCCAATATGCAAAAATTGCTGAATTCGAAGGCAACGTGATGAAAGAAATGGATGCTTACATAGGTTTACGTGCTGGCGATAACATCAATGAAACATCCGATGTCCCAGCAGATAAATTGAAAATCCACGGAGAAACAGTTGGCAAAATGCATTCTGATATTCGTGTGAAACAAACAAAATGGGTTGTACTTCGCTATCCAAGTTCCTCCATGGCGCAACTTGCCAAAATGAGCACTGCTGGTTTTGAAGATTTCTACTTTGACGTGTGTAACTTAGATTACGGAAAAATGAGTGACGCAATGGATGGATTAGTAGAACTAATGAATAAAACAGATAAAGTACACTTAGTTGGACCAGGAACAGATTTAACATTTAGTATTAAAGATATTCCGGCAATTAAATGTGCTGGCGAAATGAATATCCCCGACGGTGAAGTATTTACTGCACCAGTTCGTGATTCTATCAATGGAACACTTACTTATAACACACCATCTCCTTACCAAGGCTTTACGTTCGAAAATGTATCTTTCACGTTTAAGGATGGAAAAATCATCGAAGCGACTGCGAATGATACAGCTCGTATTAACAAAGTCTTAGATACAGATGAAGGCGCGCGCTTCGTTGGCGAATTCGCTATTGGGGTTAACCCATTCATTCACGAACCAATGCAAGATATTCTTTTTGATGAAAAAATCGAAGGAAGTTTCCACTTTACGCCTGGTCAATGTTACGACGAAGCTTTTAATGGCAACCAATCTGCTATTCACTGGGATTTAGTTAACATTCAACGTGCCGATTACGGCGGCGGCGAAATTTACTTTGATGATGTTCTCATTCGTAAAGATGGTATTTTCGTCCTTCCAGAATTAGAAGCACTTAATCCAGAAAACTTAGTATAA
- a CDS encoding peroxiredoxin, translating to MAERLVGTQAPRFEMEAVMPNQTFGKVSLEKNIEDDKWTILFFYPMDFTFVCPTEIVAISARSDEFDALNARIIGASTDTIHSHLAWTNTPIKEGGIGRLNYPLAADTNHQVASDYGVLIEEEGVALRGLFIINPKGEIQYEVVHHNNIGREVDEVLRVLQALQTGGLCPINWQPGEKTIV from the coding sequence GTGGCAGAACGTTTAGTAGGCACACAAGCTCCAAGATTTGAAATGGAAGCTGTTATGCCAAATCAGACTTTTGGGAAAGTAAGTCTAGAAAAAAATATAGAAGACGATAAATGGACGATTCTCTTTTTCTATCCAATGGACTTTACATTTGTTTGTCCGACAGAAATTGTTGCTATTTCCGCTCGGTCAGATGAATTTGATGCATTAAATGCCCGCATAATTGGCGCTTCTACAGATACAATTCACTCGCATCTTGCATGGACGAATACACCGATTAAAGAAGGTGGTATTGGTAGATTAAACTACCCACTCGCTGCGGATACGAATCATCAAGTAGCTAGTGATTACGGTGTATTAATTGAGGAAGAGGGCGTAGCATTGCGCGGTCTTTTCATTATCAATCCAAAAGGTGAAATCCAGTACGAAGTGGTGCACCATAATAATATCGGGCGGGAAGTGGATGAAGTTTTAAGAGTTTTACAAGCTCTTCAAACAGGTGGACTGTGCCCAATCAACTGGCAACCCGGTGAAAAAACAATTGTTTAA
- the murC gene encoding UDP-N-acetylmuramate--L-alanine ligase, producing MTIYHFVGIKGSGMSALAQILHDKGFQVQGSDVDKYFFTQKALEEKQIPIMTFSADNIQEGLTIIAGNAFPDTHEEIERALELGLPVIRYHKFLGQLIDGYTSIAITGSHGKTSTTGLLSHVVGAIRPTSYLIGDGTGSGTKGAEYFALEACEYQRHFLAYKPTYAIMTNIDWDHPDYFKSVDDVFNAFETLGKQVKKAVFALGDDAELRKLTLDIPIIYFGFGEENEFQAKNVIKETTGTKFDVYHRGEFLGSFEIPAYGDHNVLNALSVIALCDYEGLPVEDVKKELKTFEGVKRRFSITEKANQVLVDDYAHHPSEIRATVNAARQKYPDKKVVAVFQPHTFTRTRTFLQGFADSLNLADEVYLCDIFGSAREKTGNLTIADLAHKTKGNHIIKEEHTEELLKYPEAVILFMGAGDVQKFQAAYEKVLDHEVLTEADLKKSAIN from the coding sequence ATGACTATCTATCATTTTGTTGGAATAAAAGGGTCAGGGATGAGTGCACTTGCTCAAATCCTGCATGATAAAGGTTTCCAAGTGCAAGGCAGCGATGTGGATAAATATTTCTTTACACAAAAAGCATTAGAAGAAAAGCAAATTCCGATTATGACTTTTTCGGCTGATAATATTCAAGAAGGCCTAACAATTATTGCTGGGAATGCATTCCCAGATACACATGAAGAAATTGAGCGTGCACTGGAGCTTGGGCTTCCGGTGATTCGATATCATAAATTTTTAGGTCAATTAATTGATGGCTATACAAGTATTGCGATAACTGGTTCTCATGGTAAAACGTCGACAACTGGTTTACTTTCGCATGTTGTTGGTGCGATTCGTCCAACTTCTTATTTAATCGGTGATGGTACTGGAAGCGGGACAAAAGGAGCGGAATATTTTGCACTTGAAGCGTGTGAATATCAACGTCATTTCCTTGCTTATAAACCTACGTATGCAATTATGACGAATATTGATTGGGATCATCCAGACTATTTCAAGAGCGTGGATGATGTATTTAACGCATTCGAAACACTGGGTAAACAAGTGAAAAAAGCTGTATTTGCCTTAGGGGACGATGCTGAATTACGTAAGCTTACTTTAGATATACCGATTATTTACTTTGGTTTTGGCGAGGAAAACGAATTCCAAGCTAAAAATGTAATCAAAGAAACAACTGGAACAAAATTCGACGTGTATCATCGCGGCGAGTTCTTAGGTTCGTTTGAAATTCCAGCTTACGGAGACCATAATGTATTAAATGCCTTAAGTGTTATTGCACTTTGTGATTATGAAGGTCTACCAGTGGAAGACGTGAAAAAGGAATTAAAAACTTTCGAAGGTGTCAAAAGAAGATTTAGTATTACAGAAAAAGCTAATCAAGTATTAGTAGATGATTACGCGCACCATCCATCAGAAATCCGTGCTACAGTAAATGCTGCTAGACAAAAATATCCTGACAAAAAAGTAGTTGCTGTTTTTCAGCCGCATACATTCACGCGAACTCGCACATTCTTACAAGGTTTTGCGGACAGCTTGAATTTAGCGGATGAAGTGTATCTTTGTGATATCTTTGGTTCCGCGCGTGAAAAAACAGGGAATTTAACGATTGCTGATTTAGCGCACAAAACAAAAGGAAACCACATTATCAAAGAAGAGCATACAGAAGAACTTTTGAAATACCCAGAAGCTGTTATTTTATTCATGGGAGCAGGGGACGTTCAAAAATTCCAAGCCGCTTATGAAAAAGTACTTGATCATGAAGTTTTGACAGAAGCTGATTTGAAAAAAAGCGCGATTAATTAA
- a CDS encoding DNA translocase FtsK: MGWFKDFFFGDMDEEIDTYEDTSSRKVEKKAKQRAPEVVPKSNVTAIKTKERTIRNERPVAYKTVPKQKHMQPVKRQMKTQMVYQYPKGEFRFPLIPDKQKSQPIQPKKQPITKRQAAETQPVKEETRKRPFTATDVPSPVYAFNKRPSKFEFAVTEAEELSTIQEDLTITPVDLLDSAEAETIAFDTELNRQIEEEIVSVPVTEEVITEPPEVKVTPEPVEQQEPARVSLITEEPAQTKTTTRSKQVESNRQEQLLKSRIPFNVMMVKKDKQALRKEEAQEINGQQPVEVEAEQTNTVREAQVATVSYPTNYEFPSFSLLHPPVSKREDDSWLQMQQEMLDETLENFNVQASVVNRTQGPAVTRFEVQPEKGVKVSKITNLTDDIKLNLAAKDIRIEAPIPGKSTVGIEIPNQTSRPVMLSELMNTEAFQSSTSPLTAALGLDISGTPIITDLQKMPHGLIAGATGSGKSVCINSLLVSLLYKATPDQLKLLLIDPKMVELAPYNRIPHLVSPVITDAKAATVALKWAVEEMERRYQLFSHTGVRNMEKYNEYASHPDHTGEKLPYILIVIDELADLMMVAPNDVEESISRIAQKARACGIHMIVATQRPSVDVITGLIKANIPTRVSFSVSSQIDSRTILDASGAEKLLGKGDMLFLPSGASKPVRLQGTFVSDEEIDAVVAHVRSQGEADYIFEEQELLVKETAKENTDELFEEACDFVLSQNAASTSLLQRHFRIGYNRAARLMESLENHQIVSGINGSKPRDVIITKDQLAKLRNKES; the protein is encoded by the coding sequence ATGGGATGGTTTAAAGATTTTTTCTTTGGCGATATGGATGAAGAAATAGATACATACGAAGATACGTCTTCACGAAAAGTAGAAAAGAAAGCAAAACAACGAGCACCAGAAGTAGTGCCAAAATCAAATGTAACAGCAATTAAAACGAAAGAACGTACTATAAGGAACGAACGACCAGTTGCTTACAAAACAGTTCCAAAACAAAAACATATGCAACCAGTGAAACGACAAATGAAAACGCAAATGGTATACCAGTATCCAAAAGGCGAATTTCGTTTTCCGTTAATTCCAGATAAACAAAAAAGCCAACCAATTCAACCAAAAAAACAACCAATAACAAAAAGACAAGCGGCAGAAACGCAACCAGTAAAAGAGGAAACAAGAAAACGACCTTTTACAGCGACGGATGTACCTTCGCCTGTTTATGCCTTTAATAAACGACCAAGTAAATTTGAGTTTGCTGTAACAGAAGCAGAAGAACTTAGTACAATACAAGAAGATTTAACTATTACTCCAGTAGATTTATTAGATTCAGCAGAAGCGGAAACAATTGCTTTTGACACAGAGCTAAATCGTCAAATAGAAGAAGAGATTGTGTCAGTGCCAGTGACGGAAGAAGTCATTACGGAGCCACCAGAAGTGAAAGTAACCCCAGAACCAGTAGAACAGCAAGAACCAGCACGCGTTTCCCTTATAACGGAAGAGCCGGCGCAAACGAAAACAACTACTAGAAGCAAACAAGTAGAATCAAATAGACAAGAACAATTGCTAAAAAGCAGAATTCCATTTAATGTCATGATGGTAAAGAAAGACAAACAAGCACTTCGAAAAGAAGAAGCACAGGAAATAAATGGGCAACAACCAGTTGAGGTAGAAGCAGAACAAACGAATACTGTTCGAGAAGCGCAAGTAGCGACAGTCTCTTACCCAACGAACTATGAATTTCCGTCGTTTAGTTTGCTCCATCCGCCAGTCTCCAAACGAGAAGACGACTCATGGCTACAAATGCAGCAAGAGATGCTAGATGAAACCTTGGAAAATTTCAACGTACAAGCTAGTGTAGTTAACCGTACACAAGGTCCAGCAGTAACTAGATTTGAAGTGCAACCTGAAAAAGGCGTTAAAGTTAGCAAAATCACTAATTTAACGGATGATATTAAATTAAATTTAGCAGCGAAAGATATACGGATTGAGGCGCCGATACCTGGTAAGAGTACAGTAGGGATAGAAATTCCGAATCAGACAAGTCGTCCCGTAATGCTTTCTGAATTGATGAATACGGAAGCTTTTCAGTCATCTACATCACCGCTCACAGCGGCACTCGGGCTAGATATCTCGGGAACGCCAATTATTACTGATTTACAAAAAATGCCCCACGGTTTAATCGCTGGAGCTACAGGGTCAGGGAAAAGTGTTTGTATCAATTCATTGCTAGTAAGTTTACTTTACAAAGCAACGCCAGACCAATTGAAACTACTTTTGATTGACCCTAAGATGGTCGAATTAGCTCCGTACAACCGGATACCACATCTTGTGAGTCCAGTTATTACGGATGCCAAAGCAGCTACTGTCGCTTTAAAATGGGCGGTAGAAGAAATGGAACGTCGCTATCAATTATTTAGCCATACAGGCGTTAGGAATATGGAGAAATATAATGAATACGCTAGTCACCCAGATCATACAGGGGAGAAATTACCTTATATTTTAATTGTGATTGATGAATTAGCTGATTTGATGATGGTTGCGCCAAATGATGTAGAAGAATCCATTAGCCGCATCGCACAAAAAGCAAGAGCTTGTGGCATTCATATGATTGTAGCGACACAGCGCCCATCTGTAGACGTTATTACAGGTCTCATTAAGGCGAATATCCCTACACGTGTTTCGTTCTCTGTATCTTCTCAAATCGACTCTAGAACGATTTTAGATGCAAGCGGAGCAGAAAAATTACTCGGAAAAGGGGACATGCTCTTCTTACCAAGTGGTGCAAGTAAGCCAGTGCGTTTACAAGGAACCTTCGTTAGTGATGAAGAGATTGATGCAGTTGTTGCTCATGTTCGGAGTCAAGGCGAGGCCGATTATATCTTTGAAGAACAAGAATTACTTGTAAAAGAAACGGCAAAAGAAAATACCGATGAATTATTTGAAGAAGCGTGTGACTTTGTTTTAAGCCAAAATGCTGCCTCAACATCCTTGTTGCAAAGACATTTTAGAATTGGTTATAACCGAGCGGCGAGATTAATGGAATCCCTTGAAAATCATCAAATTGTTTCTGGGATAAATGGTTCCAAACCGCGAGATGTTATTATTACAAAGGACCAATTAGCTAAGTTGCGAAACAAAGAATCTTAA
- the ytpR gene encoding YtpR family tRNA-binding protein: MIVNAFYNKEGVGDTLLIETGEVTFENREWERRGDVARIFDRETKELAGYNIFNSSNYFNITANGKVDLTEELVAQMNQVIEKAGFEPEIVADLSPKFVVGYVESKEKHPNADKLNVCKINVGDEVLQIVCGAPNIDAGQKVVVAKIGAVMPSGLIIKPSNLRGEDSFGMVCAARELAIPDAPTEKGIMVLEESAVVGEAFPVNF, translated from the coding sequence GTGATAGTAAACGCATTTTATAACAAAGAAGGGGTAGGGGACACTCTACTAATTGAAACAGGCGAAGTAACGTTTGAAAATCGTGAATGGGAACGCCGCGGTGATGTAGCGCGAATTTTTGATCGTGAAACAAAAGAGTTGGCGGGATATAACATCTTTAATAGCTCCAACTATTTTAATATTACTGCAAATGGTAAGGTGGATTTGACGGAGGAATTAGTAGCGCAAATGAATCAAGTAATTGAAAAAGCTGGATTCGAACCGGAAATCGTGGCTGATTTATCTCCTAAATTCGTCGTCGGTTATGTGGAATCGAAAGAAAAACATCCTAATGCAGATAAATTAAATGTATGTAAAATCAATGTAGGGGATGAAGTATTGCAAATTGTATGCGGTGCCCCGAACATTGACGCTGGTCAAAAAGTAGTTGTTGCAAAAATCGGTGCGGTTATGCCAAGTGGTTTAATTATCAAACCATCTAATTTGCGAGGAGAAGATTCTTTCGGCATGGTATGTGCTGCGCGTGAACTTGCGATTCCTGATGCGCCTACGGAAAAGGGGATTATGGTTCTGGAGGAATCGGCTGTGGTTGGAGAAGCTTTTCCTGTTAATTTCTAA